From Bacteroidota bacterium:
GTTTTGTTAATAAAGCCTCGTCATTTGATGAGGCTTTATTGTTAGTGTTCTTTTTATTTTTTCTGTATAGCTGCAAATCGCCAGTTTACAAAGAAAGGGAAGCTGTTGCCGTTGAGCGTACTATTGATTCTGTAAGTGTTGTACCGCAAACCAATTTTAAGATAGATACACTGGCGCGGCTAGAAAAATATTTTATTGATTTAGGTTTGGTGAATGTTTCCACCTTGGATAGTACTATTCAAAAGCAATTGAGGTATTCTTCGTTCAGCAATGTACTTGAAAAAGATTTGTACGGAGGATTATCGGAAGTTTACTTAGAAACTGAAACTGCTGCAAAGCTTGTGCTGGCAAACACTTTTCTACAGCAAGAAAATCCACAGTTGCGTCTTTTGATATGGGATGCAGCACGCCCGGTATATATTCAAAAATTGTTATGGGATTCGTTGCATACAAAAATGGGGCATAACCAGCAGTATTTATCGCATCCCTCCAAGCACTCGCTTCACAATTATGGAGCAGCAGTCGATTTGACATTGGTTGATACGGCAGGTAATTTATTGGATATGGGAACAGATTTTGATTATTTTGGAGCACTTGCTGAACCCACGAAAGAAGCGGAGTTGTTGGCCGCTAAACTGCTTACACTAGAACAAATAACTAATAGGAAAATATTGAGAACTGCAATGCAAAAAGGTGGCTTCTCTGCCATTCCTAGCGAATGGTGGCATTTTAACGCATGTTCAAAAACCTATGCTGCGAGTAAGTATAAACTAATCAACTAATTTTTGTTGCTGTTAATGCAAATACCATCGGAATTTTATTCCCAAGGTGAGTTATTCTATATTTCTTCGGTTCAAATTCGGTTGTATTTGTAAAGCAATTGTGTGGAGAGTAATCAAACTCTTCGAACGATTCTATTTTGAGCCCATTCGCAATTAAACTAGTTAGCACTTCTGATGTGCTGTGGTTCCATGTTACAAACTCTTGTTTAATTGGAGCAGAGCGGTCTGCATAGGTTCCAATTTCTGTTTCAATGATAGCACCGGAGTTGAAGTAATTGTATTGTACAGTTTTAAAATCGTTATCAAACATCCATACTACCGGATGAAACTCCGCGAAAATAAATTTTCCTTCCAGCTTTAGGTAC
This genomic window contains:
- a CDS encoding M15 family metallopeptidase, with amino-acid sequence MRNKNKIECFVNKASSFDEALLLVFFLFFLYSCKSPVYKEREAVAVERTIDSVSVVPQTNFKIDTLARLEKYFIDLGLVNVSTLDSTIQKQLRYSSFSNVLEKDLYGGLSEVYLETETAAKLVLANTFLQQENPQLRLLIWDAARPVYIQKLLWDSLHTKMGHNQQYLSHPSKHSLHNYGAAVDLTLVDTAGNLLDMGTDFDYFGALAEPTKEAELLAAKLLTLEQITNRKILRTAMQKGGFSAIPSEWWHFNACSKTYAASKYKLIN